In Gossypium hirsutum isolate 1008001.06 chromosome A10, Gossypium_hirsutum_v2.1, whole genome shotgun sequence, the DNA window CAACACTCAGCAAATTTGGTGTGGACTAAGGAACAAGGCTAAacgtataataaataaattattatttatacaataaaactaaaaaaatgaaaaaaattgaatatgatTTATGCTTTGTTTGTCGggtttttcaaaataatttatttgtaaaaccatttcaataaataaatttcatgttaaGAAAAAAATgggtattcatttatttataatttgtatgtatttttatcaaGGATgaacttttaaatgatttttatttttattttttcaagtttttgttttatttttaaatttaaaaatttaataatcaagattaaattgacatAATGTGTAAAGTTGAGTATTAAATTTGTtggtttttttcaattaaaaccaaattgatagaatattcaaacattaaaggcaaatatttttattatgccAATGAAAAGTGGTCAGATTAGTACTCCATTAATGACTTAATGGATGATTTATCCAAATATTAAATTCCAATAATGTTAATAActataatagaaatttttaagcttgagtaaccaaaatagaaacacGACAATAATTGGgtgattatttatatatttacccTTAAACGTAACTCATTAATTTCACGCGTCATGATTTTATTGGATTTTTTATATCTCATGACACGCAATGAAAGTTCTAGAAGGTAATtgactttattatttttttaaaccttTTATGGTAATTTGTCTTATCAAATGAGACGCCAGTTTCCCTCTAACataaaagtataataataaattaagtttgttaatgtttatatattttattaatttagtttttatttttaattaaatttaattgttaatgttttaaaaatagttaaataatttttataacaaaaattattattaaaatattattttttctaattgaTGTTGACTTAGCCATTGACGTATAGTTCACTTATATTTTATACTGCCACAATGTTGTTTGTCTTATATATGAAgtcaataaatattttaaaaattataaaaactttcaaaaattcaaaatttaaaaaagttatagaaaataaattgatcttttttgaaagatttacagtgaaattcaactttttttttaaaaattaagcagTCAAATTTCACATAAAAAGTAATactcaaattgacaaaagatgtgaatattaaaaattaaatttataattatactaaaaataaatacataataagaatttaattaaatcttttttTAGTATATATTGGTAAAATATaatgtacatattttatataggAAATTactgtatataaaaaataataaaaatatatatttttttaaaaaaaaagagagattcaGTGCAATACTTGACCTacaattatagaattaatttttttttgtgaatgaatcaaatactaatattaaCCCTAATATATAATAGGTTGTAGTAACAGATGAAAAGAAGTGATAAGTTGGAGGCCAAAGAAATCAACTTAAAATTCTAAACTGGAATCAATAACTAGATCTTCAATTCTATCCCTATCTAATACaaaaaattcaattcataaacctgaaattaaatcattaaaataatatcCAGAAgcacaaaaattattatttttgaatttttattttctaaatcttaccatgtttattcttttattattttaatattagagTAGCATTTGGTCATATTAACTTGAGAAGCACAAAAATTATTACTTTAGTATGAGAGTAGGAGTAATTTGACAAACATTGATAAAATTCTAATCCAACGTCAAAAATAATTCAATATGTAATTCTagaataaatttctttttaataaaaattatgatttgGTTAGCTCAGTTAAACAACGTAATCTGAATAGTAAGTGATAATTTTCACGAACTCTTTATCCGTAAAACACTGTTTCTTGAATGACAAAACCAAATCAAGTCCTCTCATGAAACAATTTACAGTAATAGTCAAGTAAACTTTATATGAACttgataattatatattattcagTTACGTTTTCAGCGGGCTACTTGCTTTCTAGATAGTTCCCAAGAATTTCActctaattatattttattttgttctgtttatttttttttctcacttATGATTATAAACtagaaaatcaaagttcaaagttACCTTTGTCTTGTCATACCGAAAATTTGGCCGTCTGATTTGATGTTTAACGATATcgattaaaatgatattttaatatatatatatataacccaatttattttgaatctaataaaagaaattcaataatttttaacGAGTGCTTGATAAAAATCGTCTACCAAATCAAATTAATTGaatggttaatatatatttttgtcatCCAACTTGGTGATTTGTATCtgactattattatttttattaaattagtattTAAACTTTAATTCTGTCACATTTTAATACTTCAAGTTATTACAATTGTTAAAGTTAACACTAGTAGCAGATAATATGGAGATACGTAGTATACTCACATTTTAACacataataaaagtaaaaaataaaaattttaaaaatatttaaaaatatatcaaatttataaaaattataaatttgtctCTTTTATGGAAATGAATCTGGACGATTATTTGACCAAATTCAGTCTAGATatgttttttagtatttttttacatatttttaatgttttataacatataatgtttttatattattatttagaaattaaaaaaatctaaaatctaaataatatttaaaaatatataaatgtaatttTACATCGCCCAGATTTAGTCCAGTCATTTTCTTAatcattttatgtatttttaattttgtaaaatatatccaatttttatttattatttttagaattatatAAAATCTAACCAAATGAATTGGAGCAATCATTTGTCTAGattctctttaaaatatttttttattaattttatatttttatttcataaaatattagatttctatattattattttgaaataaaactatttaaaatatataaatttataaaaaattataaatataattccACCTTGTAATGAATATAGCCAAATTCATTCCGaacatgatttttaataaattcatatatattaaattttttatagtatatatggtttttttatattgttataatgtttttaaatttaaagtatataaaatctaatcaaatattcaaagatatataattttataaaaaaaattataaatattattttatgttagaaTGAACTTAAAAAAATGATTGTTTGGATGCAAATCAATCAAACAATAGAATGTCTAGTTTATTCTAGAAATTTTAGtaactttatatattttaatttttttcataaaatagtaGATATAGATATTTTAGAAAACATATTATTTTACCTcagattttataaaatttgaaaatttataaaatatataaaaaaatcaaattttatatattattaatttaaagttaataatataaacatatgatattttatgaaaaaaaataaaaatatataaaagtaataaaaaatacaagtttgaaATGAACCTGGACAATTTGTTGTCCTGATTCAAGTGAAAATCGACAATTATTTGTTTAGattcattttgatttaaaataatatttatataattttgtaaatatatatatttaatttcaaaatgataataaaaaagtcttgatatattattaaaaaataaaaatataaaaaatatatattaaaaaagaatatttagaatGAACTTGACCAAATAGTTGTTCAGATTCAGAAATGAATTTAGACCACATTTGTCTAGGTTGATTCTTTATGTGgaaagaattataatttttttaaaaattttattatttttaaaatttctgtcACATGTGCCATGTTATTAATTGTCAGTGCCACATTaacacattttaattatgttacgattgaggtaccaaattatgtgatgaaattaaaatttagataCCGGTTAGAGTGGCGAATTTCAAGagccaaaaaatatatattaacccttAATTGAATCCTATTTTTTTCAATCATATTTCATTATTCtctataatatacatatatatatattatgttaagcatgtttgaaaaagaaaaaatcaagcagataaaaaataataatgaacaaGCTGTAACTATAACTGAAAAGAGTGGGATATTATTAAGAAATTATGGGATGCAATTTTTGACTAATATAAACTCaatgaaaattaataacaataCTAGAAATAAATCtagttaaaaattgaaaatagttaAGTTCATAAGCTTCAAGTTCAGTCTATAAATACCATCTTGCTTCTAATTTCTTTTCGCACCTCAAAAcactctatccatttttctttccttttaactTGAAAAAAGAAAACCCTTCAAACTCCCAAGTAATTAAGAATCATGGGTGTTATCACTTATGACTTTGAGTTATGACTTTGAGGTAACTTCCCCAATCTCTCCAGCTAGGCTTTTCAAAGCCCTTGTTCTTGAAGGTGATAAGGTTTATCCCAAAGCTGCCCCTCATGCAATCAAGAGTGTTCAGCTCCAAGAAGATGGTAAGCTCGGAAGTATCGTGAAGATAAACTTTGTTGAAGGTTAgtcctttaattaattttcactttcttttATCCTTTTTTTAACATATGTTCGATACGGGTATGCTTGATAGGCGTATTTTATTTGCTTAGGCCTTCCATTCCAgtatgtgaagcacaagattgaaGGACACGACAAAGACAATTTTTCATACAATTACAGTTTGATCGAAGGTGGACCTTTGGGGGACAAGATGGAGAAAATCAGGTACGAGAATAAGTTCGTGGCAGCTGCAGATGGAGGAAGCGTTTGCAAGAGCTTAATGAAATTTTACACCGTTGGGGACTATGTAATCACTGAAGATGAAATCAAATCTCACATTGGAAGGACCGAGGGAGTTTACAAAGCTATTGAAACTTACCTCTTAGCTAATCCTCATGTTTGCAACTAATATATAAGTTGatgtgattttgattttttttttgtcttgaaGCCTAAATTATCTTTTGATTTAACTAATAAGAGTGGTGATGATCACCCTTTGATCAGCTACATTTTCATCATAGTGCAAGAATTTTTGTTGTATCATCTTTGACATGTATAATGAAATGCAAAAATGAATAAGGGTCATATCTGGTATAATTTTAGAAAGATTCTGCAATGTACTTTCATATAACACGAATTGGTTAACTCCAAATCCAATGTTGAAGTTAGATTGTATtgtgaacgtcacaagtgaattaattcataaaCGGATTTagaatctattctacttgggtcctgaTCAATGTACTGTTACTCCAGTCAGTGACATATATgcctatcttctgggagtcatctaaTCTGATGCCTAAGATAAAACATCTTCCCAATTGAACttaatagacgacatattagtcttcaattggtttgctcatttccgattagactaagggtatgtttaggttcatctactaatacaagctatcttttcgtattacaatctgaccac includes these proteins:
- the LOC107895971 gene encoding major strawberry allergen Fra a 1.07, which gives rise to MTLSYDFEVTSPISPARLFKALVLEGDKVYPKAAPHAIKSVQLQEDGKLGSIVKINFVEGLPFQYVKHKIEGHDKDNFSYNYSLIEGGPLGDKMEKIRYENKFVAAADGGSVCKSLMKFYTVGDYVITEDEIKSHIGRTEGVYKAIETYLLANPHVCN